The following coding sequences are from one Ammospiza caudacuta isolate bAmmCau1 chromosome 10, bAmmCau1.pri, whole genome shotgun sequence window:
- the PCLAF gene encoding PCNA-associated factor — translation MARTKVDQRGRAFRKVLVARAPRKALGSGSSGSISAGPAVPGRRGERRPVGLNRVCVRPVPAWQRGISDFLQLPSKESRASDGDTPGTSGLEARPLPLDPAEERESLEEE, via the exons ATGGCGCGGACCAAGGTGGATCAGCGTGGTCGTGCCTTCCGCAAGG TGTTGGTCGCCCGCGCTCCCCGCAAGGCGCTGGGTTccggcagcagcggcagcatCAGCGCGGGGCCGGCAGTGCCCGGCCGGAGAG GTGAGCGGCGCCCCGTGGGGCTGAACCGGGTGTGTGTGAGGCCGGTGCCCGCCTGGCAAAGGGGCATCAGCGACTTCCTGCAGCTGCCATCCAAGGAGAGCCGGGCATCCGACGGAGACACGCCCGGGACCAGCGGCCTGGA AGCTCGGCCCCTGCCACTGGATCCTGctgaagagagagagagcttGGAGGAAGAGTAG
- the TRIP4 gene encoding activating signal cointegrator 1: MAAPSALLAWCVQHLRGDFGLDVGEDVVRYILSITNEEEIREYVVDLVQGTDGKKSWFVEELLSRWRKSAQLPSEPFPAYRKKDEALEVLRDQGKKGKRKGRNRQETPAQPEPSAHGDEVKTPLDLAKAQESSSGVSSSSISCKKKPKYVSLYTREGQDRLAVLIPGRHACECLGQKHKLINNCLECGRIVCEQEGSGPCLFCGALVCTKEEQDILQRDSNKSQKLLKKLMAGAESSGNLDAISKGLLPQQEARLKSGLEMAVKHKDKLLEFDRTSVRRTQVIDDESDYFATDSNQWLSKQEREALQKREQELRELRHASRLARKITIDFAGRQILEEDSNMAEYHSKLDETIAAMSCGALSEPARSPGAEMTPNSGVLVNPRLLQPAPLWVDQTGLLPPRKAVHSTEAGSECGSERSRLRIQDRELQEISDDGWCLSLHQPWASLLVRGIKRVEGRTWYTSHRGRLWIAATAKRPSPQEISELEATYRMLHRKDVEFPSDYPSGCLLGCVDVTDCLSQEQFQEQYPDLSQESGSPFVFICTNPQEMVLKFPIKGKHKIWKLDAKIHQGAKKGLMKQKAVG, encoded by the exons ATGGCGGCGCCCAGCGCGCTCCTGGCCTGGTGCGTCCAACACCTGCGCGGGGACTTCGGGCTGGACGTGGGCGAGGACGTGGTGAg GTACATCTTGTCCATCACGAACGAGGAGGAGATCCGGGAGTACGTTGTGGACCTTGTTCAAGGCACGGACGGGAAGAAGAGCTGGTTTGTGGAAGAGCTGCTGAGCCGGTGGAGGAAAtctgcccagctgccctccGAGCCCTTCCCTGCCTACCGGAAAAAGGACG AGGCTCTGGAGGTGCTGCGGGACCAGGGCAAGAAGGGGAAGCGCAAAGGGAGGAACAGGCAGGAGACCCCGGCACAGCCCGAGCCCAGCGCTCATGGGGACGAGGTGAAAACCCCCCTGGACCTGGCCAAG gcccaggagagcagcagtggggtcagCAGCAGTAGCATTTCCTGCAAGAAGAAGCCCAAGTATGTCAGCCTGTACACcagggaggggcaggacaggctggctgtgctcatCCCAGGCCGGCACGCCTGCGAGTGCCTGGGCCAGAAGCACAAACTCATCAACAACTGCCTGGAGTGCGGGCGCATTGTGTGTgagcaggagggctctgggcCCTGCCTCTTCTGTGGGGCCCTG GTGTGCACCAAAGAAGAGCAGGACATTCTTCAGCGGGACTCCAACAAGAGCCAGAAGCTGCTGAAGAAGCTCATGGCAG GTGCTGAAAGTTCAGGGAATTTGGATGCCATAAGCAAAGGCTTGCTGCCTCAGCAGGAAGCGAGACTCAAATCAGGCCTGGAGATGGCTGTGAAGCACAAGGACAAACTGCTGGAGTTTGATAGGACAAG CGTGCGTCGGACGCAGGTCATTGATGACGAGTCGGATTACTTTGCCACGGACTCCAACCAGTGGCTGTCCAAGCAGGAGAGGGAAGCGCTCCAgaagagggagcaggagctgcggGAGCTGCGCCACGCCTCCCGGCTGGCCAGGAAAATCACCATCGACTTCGCTGGCAGGCAGATCTTGGAGGAGGACAGCAACATGGCTGAGTACCACAGCAA ACTGGATGAGACCATTGCAGCCATGAGCTGTGGTGCACTGAGCGAGCCAGccaggagccctggggcagAGATGACACCAAACTCGGGGGTTTTGGTGAATCCCCGTCTCCTCCAGCCTGCTCCTTTG TGGGTGGACCAAACTGGTTTGCTGCCACCAAGGAAAGCTGTTCATTCCACAGAGGCTGGAAGCGAGTGCGGCTCGGAGCGGAGCCGCCTGCGGATCCAGgaccgggagctgcaggagatcTCGGATGATGGTTGGTGCCTCAGCCTGCACCAGCCTTGGGCTTCCCTGCTTGTGAGAGGCATCAAAAG GGTGGAGGGCAGGACCTGGTACACATCTCATCGAGGCAGGTTATGGATTGCAGCTACTGCTAAAAGACCTTCCCCTCAGGAAAtctcagagctggaggccaCCTACAGAATGCTGCACAGGAAAG atgtggaattTCCAAGTGATTATCCCTCAGGATGCCTCCTGGGCTGTGTGGACGTGACTGATTGTTTATCACAGGAACAATTTCAGGAGCAG TATCCGGACCTGAGCCAGGAGTCCGGTTCTCCATTTGTCTTTATCTGCACGAATCCCCAGGAGATGGTTCTCAAGTTTCCCatcaaaggaaaacacaaaatct GGAAGCTGGATGCAAAGATCCACCAGGGAGCAAAGAAGGGGTTAATGAAGCAGAAAGCCGTGGGGTGA